A genomic segment from Actinomyces lilanjuaniae encodes:
- a CDS encoding ATP-binding protein, whose protein sequence is MTDEELTERVAQVRAHGSDDARTEVKSAAGGLPKSLWETVSAFANTDGGTIILGLDEREGFAPAEGFDADRIMDALVAGLQQDPKVRPVQEGAYRIERAVVDGAPVVVLEVDSLREYPGAHLPCHVVARGVAQGSYKRVDDQDRRLTTYEIYMLQTSRQPQGTDRAVVPGAALEDLSPELVQRMLARLRATGSHALDGLAGDDVRGALRRLGALGVDDAPTLAGFLCLATYPQQRLSKLTVDVAVHPETTKSHRGDIRFVDRRTCDGHLPVAVEDAVNAVARHLGRSRRVEGMAGVDVLEIPEEVLREAITNAVTHRDYSRDALGRQVAVDVYPDRVEVISPGGFYGTRTAQNVGEGRSDSRNPDLARLLTLVPRADGAGVLCENQGSGVPRMIAAMRDSGLPAPDYSGSDLGQVVVRLSRFGLLDEKVAAWLDTLPGAPFSSREKAALALARRDGHVSVTDLRGTLGHDSDDARQLLAALAKRGSLAGLGDGPYVVAPGDQEAVPGYTSPGDASHPAAVDREAEEAGTPRVTGVRAEVLSLLDADQPRTVHDLAQQTGKTPGTLRPVLRKLVADGHAVATAPPTSRRRAYLRAGGMT, encoded by the coding sequence GTGACTGATGAGGAGCTGACTGAGCGGGTCGCCCAGGTGCGGGCGCACGGCAGCGATGACGCCCGCACCGAGGTCAAGTCGGCCGCTGGCGGGCTGCCCAAGAGCCTGTGGGAGACGGTGTCGGCCTTCGCGAACACTGACGGTGGCACCATCATCCTCGGTCTGGACGAGCGCGAGGGCTTCGCACCCGCTGAGGGGTTTGACGCGGACAGGATCATGGACGCGCTCGTGGCAGGCCTGCAGCAGGACCCGAAGGTCAGGCCGGTCCAGGAAGGGGCGTATCGCATTGAGCGCGCTGTTGTCGACGGTGCCCCCGTTGTCGTCCTGGAGGTGGACTCCCTGCGTGAGTATCCTGGTGCCCACCTGCCCTGCCACGTTGTCGCCCGGGGGGTCGCGCAGGGGAGCTACAAGCGGGTGGATGACCAGGACCGGCGCCTGACCACCTACGAGATCTACATGCTCCAGACCTCCCGCCAGCCGCAGGGGACCGACCGGGCGGTCGTCCCCGGTGCTGCCCTTGAAGACCTGTCACCAGAGCTGGTGCAGCGCATGCTGGCTCGGCTCCGGGCCACCGGCTCCCACGCGCTGGACGGCCTGGCGGGTGACGACGTCCGGGGCGCCCTGAGACGCCTGGGCGCGCTGGGCGTCGACGACGCCCCGACCCTGGCCGGGTTCCTCTGCCTGGCCACCTACCCCCAGCAGCGCCTTTCGAAGTTGACGGTTGACGTCGCCGTCCACCCTGAGACCACCAAGTCGCACCGTGGCGACATCAGGTTCGTGGACCGCAGGACCTGTGACGGGCACCTTCCCGTGGCGGTTGAGGACGCGGTCAACGCCGTGGCGCGCCACCTGGGGCGCAGTCGCCGGGTAGAGGGCATGGCCGGGGTGGACGTCCTGGAGATCCCCGAGGAGGTGCTGCGGGAGGCGATCACCAACGCGGTCACCCACCGCGACTACAGCCGGGACGCCCTGGGGCGCCAGGTCGCCGTTGACGTCTACCCCGACCGGGTAGAGGTCATCAGCCCAGGTGGCTTCTACGGGACCCGGACCGCGCAGAACGTCGGAGAAGGACGTTCCGACTCCCGTAACCCGGACCTGGCCCGCCTGCTCACGCTGGTGCCTCGCGCAGACGGTGCCGGGGTGCTGTGCGAGAACCAGGGCTCCGGAGTACCGCGCATGATCGCGGCCATGCGTGACAGCGGCCTTCCGGCCCCCGACTACTCCGGGTCCGACCTGGGTCAGGTGGTGGTCCGGCTCAGCCGGTTCGGGCTGCTTGACGAAAAGGTAGCCGCCTGGCTGGACACGCTGCCTGGCGCGCCCTTCTCCAGCCGCGAGAAGGCCGCCCTGGCCCTGGCCCGCCGTGACGGGCACGTGAGCGTCACGGACCTGCGCGGCACTCTTGGACATGACTCTGACGACGCCCGCCAGCTGCTGGCTGCCCTGGCGAAGAGAGGGTCCCTTGCCGGCCTGGGGGACGGCCCCTACGTTGTGGCGCCCGGCGACCAGGAGGCCGTACCCGGCTACACGTCCCCGGGGGATGCCTCCCACCCGGCGGCCGTTGACCGGGAGGCAGAGGAGGCCGGCACGCCCAGGGTGACCGGCGTGCGAGCCGAGGTCCTGTCCCTGCTTGACGCGGACCAGCCCAGGACCGTCCACGACCTTGCCCAGCAGACCGGCAAGACCCCGGGGACGCTCAGACCCGTGCTCAGGAAGCTCGTGGCTGACGGGCACGCCGTGGCCACTGCCCCGCCGACCAGCCGCAGGCGCGCCTACCTGCGTGCCGGGGGTATGACCTGA
- a CDS encoding BglG family transcription antiterminator translates to MARFNDIIPILEDSPGLRVPAARIARRLGVSTRTVRNYVSAANRRYGNVVTSTRAGYSLDTEAWERAGATGRRAPRPGDGPVERLAHLLRLLMTTSSGLSVFGLAEELCVSESTIESDLTRARVLLAHSGLRITRTGETVRMEGEEVAQRRLMRGLLTKAAASRRQVIDVEEVARQLDEPTLPGLRQRMISVLGDVDLVVNDRTADELVAHIAVMVERVRAGHTITWLSGASGQAVLRPMSQAVATLVEEQFGIHLPDQEITYLALLLLEKAAPAHPEGRPRPEVQAFLEPRYVRLVSDIVSRVNDNYLIDLSDERFISFLALHVRRLVDRACQHTAVPVPAGQSVKNTHPLVHELAVFIAQQVERSTGVEVAEDEIGFLAFHVGGRLLSMHEHDDQVDVTLVLPRYYDAGDVFRQAVEGVLAGRGRVGRVVADLDEVDGADEAGAGSTDAGNDGSGAGWPVGASRTVRGRGTDLVVVAGTARPFSRLSARPRRRQPRPAVVRTGVLPSHEDLERVRSAVADVAAGRRRLEVASWLAAVMDPSLFLRVEGGGQRDDVLPVMAQALVSRAAAGEGFLEQVMERERLSSTAFASGAALPHTIEMTAARSAVMVCLARQPVDWDGTPVRLVALLCLSEDSRTTFGDVFDNLVHALLDKEVVTRLAASTSYDELVQTVLEVV, encoded by the coding sequence GTGGCACGGTTCAACGACATCATCCCCATCCTGGAGGACTCTCCCGGCCTCCGCGTGCCTGCGGCCCGGATCGCGCGCCGCCTAGGTGTGTCCACACGCACCGTGCGCAACTACGTCTCTGCCGCCAACCGCCGCTACGGCAACGTCGTGACCTCCACCAGAGCGGGCTACAGCCTGGACACCGAGGCCTGGGAGCGCGCGGGAGCCACGGGGCGGCGCGCCCCCCGTCCAGGTGACGGGCCCGTCGAGCGGCTCGCCCACCTGCTGCGTCTGCTCATGACCACCAGTAGCGGCCTCAGCGTGTTCGGGCTGGCGGAGGAGCTCTGCGTCTCGGAGTCCACCATCGAGTCCGACCTGACCCGCGCCCGGGTGCTCCTGGCCCACTCCGGCCTGCGCATCACCCGCACCGGTGAGACGGTGCGCATGGAGGGCGAGGAGGTAGCCCAGCGCCGCCTCATGCGCGGCCTCCTCACCAAGGCGGCGGCCAGCCGCCGTCAGGTCATCGACGTTGAGGAAGTGGCCCGCCAGCTGGACGAGCCCACCCTGCCCGGTCTGAGACAGCGGATGATCTCGGTGCTGGGCGACGTCGACCTGGTGGTCAACGACCGCACGGCCGACGAGCTCGTGGCCCACATCGCCGTCATGGTGGAGCGCGTACGCGCCGGCCACACGATCACCTGGCTGTCCGGTGCCAGCGGCCAGGCGGTGCTGCGCCCCATGTCCCAGGCGGTGGCCACGCTCGTGGAGGAGCAGTTCGGCATTCACCTGCCCGACCAGGAGATCACCTACCTGGCTCTGCTCCTCCTGGAGAAGGCGGCACCCGCCCACCCCGAGGGGCGCCCCCGGCCTGAGGTGCAGGCGTTCCTGGAGCCCCGCTACGTCAGGCTCGTCTCCGACATCGTGAGCAGGGTCAATGACAACTACCTCATCGACCTCAGCGACGAGCGGTTCATCTCCTTCCTCGCCCTGCACGTGCGCCGCCTGGTCGACCGCGCCTGCCAGCACACGGCGGTCCCGGTCCCTGCCGGGCAGTCGGTGAAGAACACCCACCCGCTGGTCCACGAGCTCGCCGTGTTCATCGCCCAGCAGGTTGAGCGCAGTACAGGGGTGGAGGTGGCTGAGGACGAGATCGGGTTCCTCGCCTTCCACGTGGGCGGACGACTGCTGTCCATGCACGAGCATGACGACCAGGTGGATGTCACGCTGGTCCTCCCCCGCTACTACGACGCCGGGGACGTCTTCCGCCAGGCGGTGGAGGGGGTTCTGGCAGGCAGAGGCAGGGTGGGACGAGTGGTGGCTGACCTGGATGAGGTGGACGGGGCAGACGAGGCAGGTGCCGGCAGTACCGACGCCGGGAACGACGGCTCCGGGGCCGGGTGGCCGGTCGGGGCGTCCAGGACCGTGCGCGGAAGAGGCACCGACCTGGTGGTTGTCGCTGGCACGGCCCGACCGTTCTCCCGGCTTTCGGCACGCCCCCGACGACGCCAGCCCAGGCCCGCCGTGGTACGCACCGGGGTCCTGCCCTCTCATGAGGACCTGGAGCGGGTCCGCTCCGCGGTCGCCGACGTCGCTGCTGGGCGCAGGCGCCTTGAGGTGGCCTCCTGGCTGGCTGCTGTCATGGACCCGAGCCTGTTTCTGCGGGTCGAGGGCGGGGGCCAGCGAGACGACGTGCTTCCGGTCATGGCACAGGCCCTGGTCTCCCGTGCGGCGGCGGGCGAGGGGTTCCTGGAGCAGGTCATGGAGCGTGAGCGGCTGTCAAGCACGGCCTTTGCCTCCGGGGCGGCCCTCCCCCACACCATCGAGATGACGGCGGCCAGGTCCGCCGTCATGGTGTGCCTGGCACGTCAGCCCGTGGACTGGGACGGGACCCCCGTGAGGCTGGTCGCCCTGCTGTGCCTGTCCGAGGACAGTCGCACCACCTTCGGCGACGTGTTCGACAACCTGGTCCACGCCCTCCTCGACAAGGAGGTGGTGACCCGGCTGGCCGCGTCCACCTCCTACGACGAGCTTGTCCAGACAGTGCTGGAGGTGGTGTAG
- a CDS encoding AAA family ATPase — protein sequence MSRSEASQAGGTLILVAGPPGTGKSWMARLVLRHLEDHVLAPGERCQQVSLDQVKEGLWDRLGFSGPQEKALLDREALKEYERALGAAMGHSRVVVSDYPFSTRQHDLLSRLCCQHGFTPLTVRLVADTDVLYERQRHRDLETSRHPGHLLTSYRPGQVLFDRTEADALVSREELARRCAERGYSSFTLGQTLEVDVSDLDAVSYPAVLAWVEEQLRG from the coding sequence GTGAGCCGCAGTGAGGCCAGCCAGGCCGGGGGCACGCTTATCCTCGTGGCAGGCCCCCCGGGCACCGGCAAGAGCTGGATGGCCCGCCTGGTCCTGCGCCACCTGGAGGACCATGTCCTGGCCCCGGGCGAGCGCTGCCAGCAGGTGTCGCTGGACCAGGTCAAGGAGGGCCTGTGGGACCGCCTAGGCTTCTCCGGGCCGCAGGAGAAGGCCTTGCTGGACCGGGAGGCGCTGAAGGAGTACGAGCGGGCTCTGGGGGCGGCCATGGGCCACAGCCGTGTGGTGGTCTCCGACTACCCTTTCAGCACCAGGCAGCACGACCTGCTGTCACGCCTGTGCTGCCAGCACGGGTTCACCCCCCTGACCGTACGTCTCGTGGCCGACACCGACGTCCTCTACGAGCGCCAACGGCACCGCGACCTAGAGACCTCCCGGCATCCGGGCCATCTGCTGACCTCCTACCGTCCGGGGCAGGTCCTGTTCGACCGGACCGAGGCCGACGCGCTGGTGTCCCGGGAAGAACTAGCCCGCCGCTGTGCCGAGCGCGGCTACTCCTCCTTCACGCTCGGGCAGACGCTGGAGGTCGATGTCAGCGACCTTGATGCCGTGAGCTACCCGGCTGTGCTGGCCTGGGTGGAGGAGCAGCTGAGGGGGTAG
- a CDS encoding class II fructose-bisphosphate aldolase — MYVSMTPMLAEAAAVGYMVGAFNAHSLEMVPPIIRAARDLGAPVIVQTSPGTARYVGMRNLVAVCRSMAEDEVVDVALHLDHATSLTDIRDAVEAGYSSVMFDGSLMAVSRNVATSRRVIDYARSRGVSVEVEIGTIGGTEEGVSSTGGLRTQPQEAVWFLEQVDADALAVSIGTSHGQFRSTTDIDLDLLSRIHQAVDLPLVIHGGTGVDEADYPSLSANGVRKFNVGTELLVGWTRQAQEQFAATEVSTSLRRNIEPCNDVVRDIVARKISLFLGETREPQ, encoded by the coding sequence ATGTACGTATCCATGACCCCGATGCTGGCCGAGGCGGCCGCCGTGGGCTATATGGTCGGCGCGTTCAACGCCCACAGCCTGGAGATGGTGCCACCTATCATCCGGGCAGCCCGCGACCTCGGCGCCCCGGTCATCGTCCAGACCTCTCCGGGCACCGCCCGGTACGTCGGCATGCGCAACCTGGTGGCCGTATGCCGCTCCATGGCGGAGGACGAGGTCGTCGACGTCGCCCTCCACCTCGATCACGCCACCAGCCTGACCGATATCCGCGACGCCGTGGAGGCGGGCTACTCCTCGGTCATGTTCGACGGCTCCCTCATGGCCGTGAGCCGCAACGTGGCCACCTCGCGCCGCGTCATCGACTACGCCCGCAGCCGCGGCGTCTCCGTGGAGGTAGAGATCGGCACCATCGGCGGGACCGAGGAGGGGGTGAGCAGCACCGGGGGCCTGCGCACCCAGCCCCAGGAGGCCGTGTGGTTCCTGGAGCAGGTGGACGCCGACGCCCTGGCCGTGAGCATCGGCACCAGTCACGGCCAGTTCCGCTCCACCACCGACATCGACCTCGACCTTCTCTCCCGGATCCACCAGGCTGTGGACCTCCCCCTGGTCATCCACGGCGGTACCGGCGTGGACGAGGCCGACTACCCCTCCCTAAGCGCCAACGGGGTGCGCAAGTTCAACGTCGGCACCGAGCTCCTCGTGGGCTGGACCCGCCAGGCCCAGGAGCAGTTCGCAGCCACCGAGGTCAGCACCTCCCTTCGCCGCAACATCGAGCCGTGCAACGACGTCGTCCGCGATATCGTCGCCCGCAAGATCAGCCTGTTCCTGGGTGAGACCCGTGAGCCGCAGTGA
- a CDS encoding tetratricopeptide repeat protein: MRLGKRSWGRKGRGSRGSLENHGAVTPGEEGSAASATSAANAANATSAASAAAAPSLPVPPQREAELRTTIASLTDQLVALGGAGVGPAPETSALSQAPAGQGQVPTGPAQAVGTGGTDQRVTVLNELGAACAELGDTEAAIAHYEASMALHEQFGPAYRGLLTLYNNMLRQAAAAKDDDGVRHWSSRLDDLTALSKRVMRSQY, encoded by the coding sequence ATGAGACTGGGAAAGAGGTCGTGGGGGCGCAAGGGCCGCGGGAGCCGTGGGAGCCTGGAGAACCACGGAGCCGTGACGCCCGGTGAAGAAGGCAGTGCTGCCAGCGCTACCAGCGCCGCCAACGCCGCCAACGCCACCAGCGCCGCCAGTGCCGCAGCAGCCCCGTCGCTGCCGGTCCCACCACAGCGCGAGGCCGAGCTGCGAACCACCATCGCCTCGCTGACCGACCAGCTGGTGGCGCTGGGTGGGGCAGGAGTCGGCCCAGCACCGGAGACAAGTGCCCTGTCCCAGGCACCGGCCGGGCAGGGCCAGGTGCCGACAGGACCGGCCCAGGCAGTCGGCACCGGCGGGACCGACCAGCGCGTCACCGTCCTCAACGAACTGGGTGCCGCCTGCGCCGAGCTGGGGGACACCGAGGCTGCTATCGCCCACTACGAGGCCTCCATGGCCTTGCACGAGCAGTTCGGCCCCGCCTACCGCGGGCTGCTCACCCTGTACAACAACATGCTCCGTCAGGCCGCCGCTGCCAAGGACGACGACGGCGTCCGGCACTGGAGCTCCAGGCTCGACGACCTGACGGCCCTGTCCAAGCGCGTCATGCGCTCACAGTACTGA
- a CDS encoding PTS ascorbate transporter subunit IIC has translation MSALGWVISNILTQAGIVIALIAMLGLVLQGKGVGATVVGTFKTLLGFYVLAAGSAILVDTLTYFGTVFQAAFNMTGVVPSIEAVNGYATNNLQLGGQIALTFLGIFVVNILLARLTPWKYIFLTGQALLWMATMTVVLGHAAGLHGAWLIAAASLVGGVFAVGMPAAAQPIVRRITGNDAIALGHFCTIGYLVEAGVAWLVRRRGTDRQPSTEEVTLPRSLEFLQDTYMSLAVVMVPLYLVTAAFAGADPVADQTGDMNHMVHAFIQAVQFVVGVYVLMAGVRLLLGEIVPAFRGISMRLVPDSRPALDCPVLFPYAPNAVVVGFITTTLGTVIAMLALPALGFAVIVPGMLTNFFAGGTAGIFGNAVGGRRGALVGGVVHGLFITLLPALLVTTFLNLGFPNLSATDVDTITAGLVFAYVIGPIMRAF, from the coding sequence ATGAGCGCCCTGGGCTGGGTCATCTCCAACATCTTGACCCAGGCCGGGATCGTCATCGCCCTCATCGCGATGCTCGGCCTGGTCCTTCAGGGCAAGGGCGTAGGTGCCACCGTCGTCGGCACCTTCAAGACCCTTCTGGGCTTCTACGTCCTGGCCGCCGGCTCGGCGATCCTGGTGGACACCCTGACCTACTTCGGTACCGTGTTCCAGGCAGCCTTCAACATGACCGGCGTGGTGCCCAGCATCGAAGCGGTTAACGGCTACGCCACCAACAACCTCCAGCTGGGCGGCCAGATCGCCCTGACCTTCCTGGGGATCTTCGTGGTCAACATCCTCCTGGCCCGCCTCACCCCGTGGAAGTACATCTTCCTCACCGGGCAGGCCCTACTGTGGATGGCCACCATGACCGTGGTCCTGGGACACGCTGCCGGGCTGCACGGAGCCTGGCTCATCGCCGCAGCCAGCCTGGTGGGTGGGGTCTTCGCCGTGGGCATGCCCGCCGCCGCCCAGCCGATCGTGCGCAGGATCACCGGCAACGACGCCATCGCCCTGGGGCACTTCTGCACCATCGGCTACCTGGTCGAGGCCGGGGTAGCCTGGCTGGTGCGCAGGCGGGGCACAGACAGACAGCCCTCCACCGAGGAGGTCACGCTACCCCGCTCCCTGGAGTTCCTCCAGGACACCTACATGTCCCTGGCGGTGGTTATGGTGCCGCTCTACCTTGTCACCGCCGCCTTCGCCGGGGCGGATCCCGTGGCCGACCAAACCGGGGACATGAACCACATGGTGCACGCCTTCATCCAGGCGGTGCAGTTCGTCGTGGGCGTCTACGTCCTCATGGCCGGGGTGCGCCTCCTGCTGGGAGAGATTGTCCCCGCCTTCCGGGGCATCTCCATGAGGCTGGTGCCTGACTCCCGGCCGGCTCTGGACTGCCCGGTCCTGTTCCCCTACGCACCCAACGCTGTCGTGGTCGGCTTCATCACTACGACCCTGGGCACCGTCATCGCCATGCTCGCCCTGCCCGCCCTCGGCTTCGCCGTCATCGTGCCGGGCATGCTCACCAACTTCTTCGCCGGAGGCACGGCGGGGATCTTCGGCAACGCGGTGGGCGGCAGGCGAGGGGCGCTAGTGGGCGGGGTCGTCCACGGGCTGTTCATCACCCTCCTGCCCGCCCTCCTGGTGACCACCTTCCTCAACCTGGGCTTCCCCAACCTGTCCGCCACCGACGTCGACACCATCACGGCGGGGCTGGTCTTCGCCTACGTCATCGGCCCGATCATGCGGGCCTTCTGA
- a CDS encoding PTS sugar transporter subunit IIB, translating to MARSARTADTPRKPDIYFVCGAGLGSSLACQMEAEEVLRQADLPASLHHDGISALPGIQADIIVSAENFRPMIDKHGPDPSITLVFLHNVVDKEEIRDRLVPVVTAFVTGLRDGHRDQDARTSPGSGPGAALPETSTSATSPSMTQEPQP from the coding sequence ATGGCACGTTCCGCCCGCACGGCCGACACACCCAGGAAGCCCGACATCTACTTCGTCTGCGGGGCCGGCCTAGGCTCCAGCCTCGCCTGCCAGATGGAGGCCGAGGAGGTCCTCCGCCAGGCCGACCTGCCCGCCAGCCTCCACCACGACGGGATCTCCGCCCTGCCCGGTATCCAGGCCGACATCATCGTCTCGGCGGAGAACTTCCGGCCTATGATCGACAAGCACGGTCCTGACCCCTCGATCACCCTCGTGTTCCTTCACAACGTCGTGGACAAGGAGGAGATCCGCGACCGGCTCGTCCCTGTCGTCACAGCGTTTGTCACAGGGTTGCGGGACGGACACCGTGACCAGGACGCTCGCACGTCACCGGGTAGCGGGCCTGGGGCGGCTCTTCCCGAGACCAGCACGTCGGCCACCTCGCCCTCCATGACCCAGGAGCCCCAGCCATGA
- a CDS encoding PTS sugar transporter subunit IIA, with amino-acid sequence MDSALTDLITDDRVVIRQRVNDWRQAITLAAEPLVSDGSVSRAYVRSMIRSVETYGPYIVLAPHTALAHARPDGEVYRQAMSLLTLSDPVTFGHEDNDPVSLVFCLAAVDSASHLAALQQFVSLVTDVTRLRLLVAARTVTELQRALRHGHGASTTSPTDTGSHRQRST; translated from the coding sequence ATGGACAGTGCACTGACCGACCTCATCACCGACGACCGTGTCGTCATCCGCCAGCGGGTCAACGACTGGCGCCAGGCCATCACGCTCGCCGCCGAGCCACTGGTGTCCGACGGCTCCGTCTCACGTGCCTACGTCCGCTCCATGATCCGCTCCGTGGAGACGTACGGCCCCTATATCGTCCTGGCTCCCCACACAGCCCTGGCCCACGCGCGCCCCGACGGCGAGGTCTACCGACAGGCCATGAGCCTGCTCACCCTGTCAGACCCTGTGACCTTCGGCCATGAGGACAACGACCCGGTGTCCCTCGTGTTCTGTCTGGCGGCTGTAGACAGCGCCTCCCACCTGGCCGCCCTGCAGCAGTTCGTGTCCCTGGTCACCGACGTCACACGGCTGAGGCTCCTGGTTGCAGCGAGAACCGTCACCGAGCTCCAGCGGGCACTCCGCCACGGGCACGGCGCATCCACCACGTCACCGACAGACACCGGCAGCCACCGACAAAGGAGTACCTGA
- a CDS encoding endonuclease/exonuclease/phosphatase family protein: MSRYLHGLGWGVVALAAAVALVSLRPPLTMQPFVAQVVALRTFMTLGWGLLGLLLLATSVLRRRLARSRAGRASSSSRAGLRTGALGLVLVLVALAHGGVLLGRGMSLGPLETSDTSSDTPSDKAAFTVMSLNTEREDAPVQAVAETARAVQADVVVLPETTAAYGEELAGLLRGAAGELTVYTAVSPPYGWNDEDGDGADDDSGAHHGIDPVRATTVLVSERLGGYRQTEGVAGAGRGMVVLEPVDGSGPVITGVHTYPPVPGLMGEWRSSLTTVAGLCQDPPEGLVMVGDFNATRDHALLRDLHACASAGEQAGVGGLATWPTHTGTRLLGATIDHVLVDASAWVGQSGEVLTLPQTDHRAVVVRLGKA, encoded by the coding sequence ATGAGTCGTTACCTTCATGGCCTGGGATGGGGTGTGGTCGCGCTCGCGGCAGCCGTGGCGCTGGTGAGCCTGCGTCCTCCTCTGACCATGCAGCCCTTTGTCGCCCAGGTCGTGGCGCTGCGCACCTTCATGACGCTCGGGTGGGGGCTCCTGGGCCTCCTCCTGCTGGCCACCTCTGTCCTGCGACGCAGGCTGGCCCGGTCCCGGGCTGGGCGTGCGTCCTCCTCGTCGCGTGCCGGACTGCGCACCGGTGCCCTCGGGCTGGTCCTTGTCCTCGTCGCCCTCGCCCACGGTGGCGTCCTCCTAGGGCGCGGCATGTCCCTGGGACCTCTTGAAACCTCTGATACCTCCTCGGACACCCCCTCGGACAAGGCTGCTTTCACCGTCATGTCCCTTAACACCGAGAGGGAGGACGCGCCCGTCCAGGCCGTGGCCGAGACCGCCCGGGCCGTGCAGGCCGACGTCGTCGTCCTGCCGGAGACGACAGCCGCCTACGGCGAGGAGCTGGCAGGGCTGCTGCGGGGCGCGGCTGGGGAGCTGACGGTCTACACCGCAGTCAGCCCGCCCTACGGGTGGAACGACGAGGACGGCGACGGTGCCGACGACGACTCCGGGGCGCATCACGGCATCGACCCGGTGCGCGCTACGACGGTCCTCGTCTCCGAGCGCCTGGGGGGCTACCGGCAGACGGAGGGGGTGGCGGGTGCGGGGCGCGGAATGGTCGTGCTGGAGCCCGTGGACGGGTCAGGGCCTGTCATCACCGGGGTGCACACCTACCCGCCGGTGCCGGGGCTCATGGGGGAGTGGAGGTCCTCGCTGACCACGGTGGCTGGCCTGTGCCAGGACCCGCCCGAGGGGCTGGTCATGGTCGGTGACTTCAACGCCACCCGCGACCACGCCCTGCTGCGTGACCTGCACGCCTGCGCGAGCGCGGGGGAGCAGGCGGGTGTCGGTGGCCTGGCGACCTGGCCCACCCACACCGGGACCAGGCTCCTGGGGGCAACCATTGACCACGTCCTCGTGGACGCCTCCGCCTGGGTGGGGCAGTCAGGCGAGGTCCTCACGCTGCCCCAGACGGACCACCGGGCAGTGGTGGTCCGTCTGGGCAAGGCCTAG
- a CDS encoding alpha/beta hydrolase family protein, with protein MSMVRIDTPRGVTLVGSFVRPDGTPPQDGESGTGVPTRREGVVLLAHDFLADRHGEQGRLDLVSASYQKAGMATLSIDFSGLGESDDDVITLANEAEDLRAVSGWLAERGYTRQAIHANGFGATAALLARPEQVRTAVLVGAVVGPQSVLWEQVFSPHQLDELARHGLTRLVDDNPNPRQWNVLSKETLADFSMQEPHTTMAEVPWPVLMIYGALTHEMPDTAADAQKGFPLLKDGSQLVQVRKDHPQEAQAEVARLGTEWVTRHLR; from the coding sequence ATGAGCATGGTGCGTATCGACACCCCGCGCGGTGTCACCCTGGTGGGCTCCTTCGTCCGCCCCGACGGCACCCCGCCGCAGGACGGCGAGAGCGGCACGGGCGTGCCGACCCGCCGGGAGGGCGTGGTGCTGCTGGCCCACGACTTCCTCGCGGACCGGCACGGAGAGCAGGGGCGCCTGGACCTGGTCTCGGCCAGCTACCAGAAGGCGGGCATGGCCACCCTCAGCATCGACTTCTCCGGACTGGGCGAGTCCGACGACGACGTCATCACCCTGGCCAACGAGGCCGAGGACCTCAGGGCGGTGTCCGGCTGGCTGGCCGAGCGCGGCTACACCCGCCAGGCCATCCACGCCAACGGCTTCGGCGCGACCGCCGCTCTCCTGGCCCGGCCCGAGCAGGTACGCACCGCCGTCCTGGTAGGGGCCGTGGTCGGCCCCCAGTCAGTCCTGTGGGAGCAGGTCTTCTCCCCCCACCAGCTCGACGAGCTCGCCCGCCACGGCCTGACCCGGCTGGTGGACGACAACCCGAACCCGCGCCAGTGGAACGTGCTGAGCAAGGAGACCCTCGCCGACTTCTCCATGCAGGAGCCCCACACCACCATGGCGGAGGTTCCGTGGCCGGTCCTTATGATCTACGGGGCGCTGACCCACGAGATGCCCGATACCGCGGCAGACGCCCAGAAGGGCTTCCCGCTCCTGAAGGACGGCAGCCAGCTGGTGCAGGTACGCAAGGACCACCCGCAGGAGGCCCAGGCGGAGGTGGCTCGGCTGGGTACTGAATGGGTGACACGACACCTGCGCTGA